From Candidatus Latescibacter sp.:
GGTCGCTCCGGGCATACACCTTCCAGTCAAGATAGCGGAGGGAATCGCCTTCCATGTACTGGCGGTGTTCGGCGAATTCCGCCGAAAATCCGTGATAAGGGCTTTTATGCAGGCCGGTGATGAAACCTTCCACCACCAGCCGGGCAATGAGATCGAGCCGTGAGATGCGGCTGACCACTTCCGGGGAAAGAAAATCCTGGTATATTTGTTTCATGGAG
This genomic window contains:
- a CDS encoding DUF58 domain-containing protein — translated: MKQIYQDFLSPEVVSRISRLDLIARLVVEGFITGLHKSPYHGFSAEFAEHRQYMEGDSLRYLDWKVYARSD